The genomic window CTGTGAATAACGCAGCCTGAATACAAAATAAGAGCACAAGAAAAAAGGCGATTTTTAGACCGCCTGGTATCTTGTGCTCATTTTTAGTGGATTTTACAACGAATAGGAACTTCTTATACATCAACAAGGAAAAGGGGCTGTGCATAAGTGGAATTACACTCATGCAACAGCCCCATGAATGCCGCCTGTAGACAAAATATTGCAAATTGTCTACAGGTATGATAGAATATAAATATGGAAACAATATATTTTAGGACAAAGACAACAGTGTCCTTCATAAACTATCATTTTGTGTTCTGTCCAAAGTACAGACGTAAGATTTTTCTTATCCCGAATGTTGAAGACCGTTTCAAAGAGTTGACACGAGAGATTTGCGGAGAACTCAAGATTGAGATACTTGCTATGGAATGTCATGTAGACCATGTGCATTTGTTTCTCAAATGTTGGCCTTCGCAATCTCCTGCGGACATCATGAAAAAGATTAAAGGAGCTTCTTCTCATGCTCTGAGGGACGAATTTCCGCAATTATCGGGGATGACTGCTCTTTGGACAAGGAGTTATTTCGTCTCTACGGCTGGCAATGTCAGCAGCGAGACAATTAAATGGTATGTCGATACTCAAAAGACAAGGGGGTGAACACAATGAAAACGTTCAAGTTCAAGCTGTATCGGTCTCATCGCAACAGAAAACTGCATAGGCAGATTAACGCATCTGGCTTGGCATACAATCATTGTGTCAAACTCCACAAGCGGTACTATCGTCTGTATCACAAACATTTGAAAAAGATGACACTCCAGAAGCACATAACCAAGCTGAAGAGGATTCCCAAGTTCAGCTACTTTCTGGAATTCGGCTCTCAAGCTGTCCAGAATGTCGCAGAGCGTATCGAATTTGGCTACGAGAAATTCTTCCGCAAGGAGAACAAGCGTCCTCCCAATTGCAGAAAGGTTCGCAAGACCAAATCCTTCACGCTCAAACAGGCTGGTTGGAAGTTAGACGAAGAGAATCACGCCATCGTCATCAACGGACAAAAATATCGCTACCACAAGTCCAGAGAAGTCGAGGGAACCGTCAAGACCGTAACGATTAAGCGGGATGCCGTGGGTGACATCTACGTTTGCTTTGTCTGTCA from Selenomonas sp. AB3002 includes these protein-coding regions:
- the tnpA gene encoding IS200/IS605 family transposase, translating into METIYFRTKTTVSFINYHFVFCPKYRRKIFLIPNVEDRFKELTREICGELKIEILAMECHVDHVHLFLKCWPSQSPADIMKKIKGASSHALRDEFPQLSGMTALWTRSYFVSTAGNVSSETIKWYVDTQKTRG